The Halobacterium sp. CBA1132 genome has a segment encoding these proteins:
- a CDS encoding MEDS domain-containing protein encodes MMEWPEAQSAAETTRQASPAGLRAELGSHNLPRHLALFYRENEAQLAATTAFLVEGLQSGHRCVYLLDVNTAGDIKSALRRANIDVEQRINAGDLVIRDAEDVYLESGFDPNKMVSTLETEANASVAEGYDGLWLAGENSWCFHTDQSFDHILDFEADFDAACPDLPVTALCQYDLDRFNGTSAAKALRTHEQIVYRNQLCRNPFYIPPEDYRSTDSSELNAPLMLEQAYSLTNARRDINEREQRLGIVNRVLRHNIRNDLNLVKGTLELLDETESLSAENHQRLAIATEHAESVIEIAEKARYIQQTTGDTTVEPQQLGPLIRSAAEEVTAEYSAADIQFSGADGVTVLADANLDVAVREALENGIIHQETDSPTVVVSVSTPNEDMAQIEIQNEGSIPDLERYTLEKGEETPLEHSSGLGLWLIKWVVENAHGSIEFPDPDSGEARLQIELYRVPS; translated from the coding sequence ATGATGGAATGGCCCGAGGCGCAGTCTGCCGCAGAGACCACGCGCCAAGCGTCCCCTGCCGGCCTCCGGGCAGAACTCGGGTCTCATAATCTGCCACGCCATCTCGCGCTCTTCTACCGGGAGAACGAAGCCCAGTTGGCCGCCACTACAGCCTTCCTCGTCGAAGGTCTCCAGTCTGGCCACCGCTGTGTCTACCTGCTTGATGTCAACACCGCTGGCGACATCAAATCGGCTCTCCGGCGAGCCAATATCGACGTCGAGCAACGGATTAACGCTGGCGACCTCGTCATTCGAGATGCTGAGGATGTCTACCTCGAATCCGGATTCGACCCTAATAAGATGGTTTCGACGCTCGAAACTGAGGCCAACGCCAGCGTTGCGGAGGGCTACGATGGGTTGTGGCTCGCCGGCGAGAACTCGTGGTGTTTCCATACCGACCAGTCGTTCGACCATATTCTCGACTTCGAAGCAGACTTCGACGCCGCCTGCCCGGACCTCCCCGTTACCGCACTCTGCCAGTACGACCTCGATCGCTTCAACGGAACGTCGGCCGCGAAAGCCCTCCGTACTCACGAACAGATCGTCTACCGCAACCAACTCTGCAGGAACCCCTTCTACATCCCACCTGAGGATTATCGTTCGACCGATAGCTCGGAGTTGAACGCGCCACTGATGCTGGAGCAAGCGTACTCGCTGACCAACGCCCGCCGCGACATCAACGAACGCGAACAGCGGTTAGGGATCGTCAATCGCGTGCTTCGGCACAATATCCGTAATGACCTGAATCTCGTGAAGGGGACGCTTGAATTGTTAGACGAGACGGAGTCGTTGTCCGCCGAGAATCACCAGCGACTGGCGATCGCCACCGAGCATGCTGAATCGGTCATCGAGATAGCGGAGAAAGCCCGCTACATCCAACAAACGACCGGCGATACGACGGTCGAACCACAGCAACTTGGCCCACTTATTAGGTCAGCCGCCGAAGAAGTGACAGCCGAATATTCGGCTGCGGACATCCAGTTTTCCGGAGCGGACGGCGTAACGGTGCTTGCTGATGCGAACCTCGACGTTGCGGTGCGCGAAGCCCTTGAGAATGGAATTATCCATCAGGAGACGGATTCTCCAACCGTTGTCGTCTCTGTTTCGACGCCGAACGAAGACATGGCCCAGATCGAGATTCAGAACGAAGGCTCGATTCCGGATTTGGAACGGTATACGTTGGAGAAGGGCGAGGAGACCCCGTTAGAGCATTCGAGCGGGCTTGGCCTCTGGCTGATCAAGTGGGTTGTCGAGAACGCGCACGGGTCGATTGAATTTCCAGACCCAGACTCAGGCGAGGCACGCCTACAGATCGAATTGTACCGCGTTCCCTCATAG
- a CDS encoding BBE domain-containing protein, with the protein MTDAIGIWPIDGNVGHGPNAAFAWDDKQYMVSIEGNWEGIENAPNLEWARETEQKLRGVAGEGAYAGFTGVEEQGWEDWSEQVYGSSYDRLAAIKNQYDSENVFQQNVNIDPDDA; encoded by the coding sequence GTGACAGACGCGATTGGTATCTGGCCAATTGACGGGAACGTCGGCCACGGGCCTAACGCCGCCTTCGCGTGGGACGACAAGCAGTACATGGTGTCGATAGAGGGGAACTGGGAGGGTATCGAGAACGCGCCGAACCTCGAGTGGGCGCGTGAAACCGAACAGAAACTGCGCGGCGTGGCCGGTGAGGGGGCCTACGCCGGCTTCACGGGCGTCGAAGAACAGGGCTGGGAAGACTGGTCCGAGCAAGTCTACGGGTCGAGCTACGACCGGCTCGCAGCAATCAAGAATCAGTACGATTCGGAGAATGTGTTCCAACAGAACGTGAATATCGACCCAGACGACGCCTAG
- a CDS encoding endonuclease/exonuclease/phosphatase family protein — protein sequence MQGSVPPAGSKDRIRKQVSFIGEQLDQPDIVMLNEVTTVQRELWLDLLCEEQGYTKIVDTLDWGQELRESNVPPHHEFIHTSGQITAVHENADVGDLERRRPSIRSGPWENSEMKDWSTNFPEKILNSEVQIAGQSVDLWNVRTVPGSMYGEEKIKILENVYARITKSDPERCILAGDLNIPKAEQADGAVVSWGENKPESIRERWISAELDVMTGFSDVGLVDAFRHVHGYGDLDTEDTSHESRRIDHIFASESLNPERCWYDHDGYECSDHAPMLMEFSV from the coding sequence GTGCAGGGGTCTGTCCCGCCTGCGGGGAGCAAAGACCGAATTAGAAAGCAGGTGTCGTTCATCGGGGAGCAGTTGGATCAGCCAGACATCGTGATGCTCAACGAGGTGACAACCGTCCAGCGCGAACTATGGCTGGACCTGCTTTGTGAAGAGCAGGGGTACACCAAGATTGTGGATACGCTCGATTGGGGGCAGGAACTCCGTGAGAGCAACGTTCCTCCCCACCACGAGTTCATCCATACGAGCGGACAAATCACCGCCGTCCATGAGAATGCGGACGTGGGAGACCTCGAACGTCGGCGTCCGAGCATCAGGAGTGGTCCGTGGGAGAACTCGGAGATGAAAGACTGGAGTACGAACTTCCCGGAGAAGATTCTCAATTCGGAGGTCCAGATTGCCGGACAATCGGTTGACCTCTGGAACGTCCGCACCGTGCCGGGGAGCATGTACGGGGAGGAGAAAATCAAGATACTGGAGAACGTCTACGCCCGAATCACCAAGTCCGACCCGGAGAGGTGCATACTGGCGGGCGACCTCAATATCCCTAAGGCCGAGCAAGCAGATGGGGCGGTAGTCTCGTGGGGCGAGAATAAGCCAGAGAGCATCCGCGAGCGGTGGATATCGGCAGAACTGGATGTCATGACGGGTTTTTCGGATGTCGGATTGGTGGATGCGTTCAGGCACGTCCACGGTTATGGAGACCTTGATACCGAGGACACCAGTCACGAATCGAGGCGAATTGACCACATCTTCGCGTCCGAGTCACTGAACCCTGAGCGGTGCTGGTACGACCACGACGGTTACGAGTGTAGCGACCATGCCCCGATGTTGATGGAGTTCTCGGTCTAG
- a CDS encoding site-specific integrase: MSNEHSSPSHDVLREKPPAEAIRRYFRSLRGELQDATIKTHRYALAFFSQWCDQNEIEFVCELDGFDLEDYHQWRRLDATEKVDSLSRQTDKSQMDILRSFIGFCESNHMVREGLSDKVPSPDTNNKNSRVQALDEERAEEILDWLETYEYASVEHVCWALLWSTGMRLGAARSIDLRDYHPEEDVPRVELRHRPDTDTPLKQQNDSERSIFLTDDLCAVIDDYLENRRPDVTDDHGREPLLASTHGRIAASTIRKYVYKWSRPCQIGKECPHGEDMADCDSLPADKASQCPSSVPPHALRRGYITDELKQEVPKDVLADRCDLSKPVLVKHYDKRSEDEKMKVRRQRIRQARREGESTAEST; this comes from the coding sequence ATGTCTAACGAACATTCCTCTCCGAGTCACGACGTACTGCGTGAAAAACCTCCTGCTGAGGCCATCCGACGGTATTTCCGTTCGCTACGGGGTGAACTCCAAGATGCGACTATCAAGACACACCGGTATGCACTCGCGTTTTTCTCGCAGTGGTGTGATCAGAACGAGATCGAGTTCGTCTGCGAACTTGACGGATTCGACCTTGAGGACTATCATCAGTGGCGACGGTTGGACGCGACGGAGAAAGTTGATTCCCTCAGCAGACAGACGGACAAGTCTCAGATGGACATCCTTCGGAGCTTCATCGGGTTTTGCGAGAGCAACCACATGGTTCGCGAGGGGCTTTCAGACAAAGTCCCATCCCCCGACACCAACAACAAGAATTCACGCGTCCAAGCTCTGGACGAAGAACGCGCAGAGGAGATATTGGACTGGCTCGAGACGTACGAGTACGCCTCAGTGGAACACGTTTGTTGGGCGCTTCTCTGGTCCACGGGTATGCGTCTCGGAGCCGCTCGTTCGATTGACCTCCGGGACTATCATCCCGAGGAGGATGTTCCTCGTGTTGAACTCCGCCACCGGCCGGACACAGACACTCCTCTAAAGCAGCAAAATGACAGTGAGCGAAGTATCTTCCTCACCGATGACCTCTGTGCCGTTATCGACGACTATCTCGAAAACCGTCGTCCGGATGTTACCGACGATCACGGTCGTGAACCGTTATTGGCCTCAACTCACGGACGAATCGCGGCGTCCACGATCCGGAAATATGTGTATAAGTGGTCGCGTCCGTGCCAAATTGGGAAGGAGTGTCCCCATGGCGAGGATATGGCCGACTGCGACTCTCTACCGGCGGACAAAGCATCTCAGTGCCCGTCTTCGGTTCCGCCACACGCACTTCGGCGTGGGTATATCACTGACGAGCTGAAACAGGAAGTTCCGAAGGACGTCCTTGCGGACCGCTGTGACCTATCCAAGCCAGTCCTTGTCAAACATTATGACAAGCGTTCGGAGGACGAGAAAATGAAGGTCCGCCGTCAGCGGATTCGCCAAGCACGTCGTGAAGGCGAGTCAACCGCTGAGTCCACCTGA
- a CDS encoding HNH endonuclease codes for MTNGYPSDWDTRRKEVYQRDNYKCQNCGSKGGSGGDAELHAHHIVPKSKGGTHQKSNLKTLCRECHNAIHGNSMAPSETETQKGTEWQFPLSIERYPYAVSDEVQLGNQLIKTVNIIDSFADDLEELAEYAKMFAMLSEEDESDRLNIKFREVVEEVTNNLEEFEQATSEVRDIPLPNEHQGQAPQEAYQNLSSISHDVQTAVADHRDISVRVKEQRKIAQSDIVDLNMASDELERVAEQYINASEEVIQFLLRTIKEKTATLSGKCSQAVVNQPNNCPVCGEELHQKNLENVAGQYQLTLARCEDCQTEWGLTETNMEVIHSQYDMQGLKLVTKVVEEACKEGYRLPEDVTEYRRLSKEYNKAGNKIVGGAVLLGLGIMGISYAAGSLVLFVLLAIGLLIASKLIGDYYLQKTIEKEMAKIATQQPS; via the coding sequence ATGACGAACGGATATCCTTCTGATTGGGATACGCGAAGAAAAGAGGTGTATCAACGGGATAATTATAAATGCCAGAACTGCGGTTCGAAGGGGGGATCGGGTGGCGATGCGGAATTGCATGCTCATCATATCGTCCCGAAAAGTAAAGGTGGAACCCATCAGAAGAGCAACCTGAAAACACTCTGTAGAGAGTGTCATAATGCTATTCATGGCAATAGCATGGCCCCCTCCGAGACAGAAACTCAGAAGGGCACTGAATGGCAATTTCCACTCTCTATTGAACGCTACCCGTACGCTGTTTCCGATGAAGTCCAGCTGGGCAACCAACTTATAAAGACGGTCAATATAATCGACAGCTTTGCCGATGATTTGGAGGAACTAGCTGAATACGCCAAAATGTTTGCCATGCTCTCGGAAGAAGATGAGTCTGACCGGTTAAACATCAAATTTCGGGAAGTAGTGGAGGAAGTCACGAACAACTTAGAAGAGTTTGAACAGGCGACTTCGGAAGTTCGGGACATCCCACTTCCGAATGAACATCAAGGACAAGCACCTCAAGAGGCGTATCAAAACCTCTCCAGCATATCTCACGACGTTCAAACGGCTGTCGCGGATCACCGCGACATTTCGGTCCGCGTTAAGGAGCAACGGAAGATCGCTCAATCAGATATTGTCGATCTTAATATGGCAAGTGATGAATTGGAGAGAGTTGCCGAGCAGTACATTAATGCGTCTGAGGAAGTCATTCAGTTTCTCCTGCGTACTATCAAGGAGAAAACTGCGACCCTTAGTGGAAAATGCAGTCAAGCCGTTGTAAACCAACCTAATAACTGTCCTGTCTGCGGTGAGGAGCTTCACCAGAAGAATCTAGAAAACGTCGCTGGGCAATACCAACTGACTCTCGCACGTTGCGAAGATTGTCAAACAGAGTGGGGTTTAACGGAAACGAATATGGAAGTGATACATAGTCAATATGATATGCAGGGATTGAAGTTAGTTACAAAGGTGGTGGAGGAAGCCTGTAAGGAAGGGTACCGGTTGCCAGAAGACGTTACCGAGTATCGGAGACTGTCGAAGGAGTATAATAAAGCCGGGAATAAAATTGTGGGCGGAGCCGTTCTTCTCGGTCTTGGAATAATGGGAATATCGTACGCGGCCGGGAGTCTCGTGTTGTTCGTCCTTCTCGCTATTGGGTTGTTAATTGCGTCAAAATTGATTGGTGACTATTATCTCCAGAAAACGATCGAAAAAGAGATGGCGAAAATAGCCACGCAACAGCCCTCCTAA
- a CDS encoding deoxyguanosinetriphosphate triphosphohydrolase family protein, translated as MTVDLEAKERYERQTDSSEGIFRSPSRRDRDRVRYAREFRRLKGVTQVARADESYLYHDRLTHSLKVAQVASSLTRIIHQRHDIQAEYTEGREFPKGDSGLKTSLDPYVVEAAAHAHDIGHPPFGHAGEDELDSLVREYSKNNGSEKEIGFEGNAQSFRIVTRLADHRDPETGLNLTRATLNGMLKYPWGRDKNDSKWGYYPSDRAAFSWARRGLGDYRETGAYDDHRQTLEAQIMDYADDLTYAIHDLMDFYRAGLIPLHELFREAIDEGSNDSSTGPYEQYSVSSRDHLDKFEDYLDENTEVDPNSFDVAGHLENLAKELSGSNRALVTPFENTSAERQALSEFTSGLVERYVEAGRETSPEAVFVENEDGRWNLKKEEYIDEIRMLKAMTEFYVISNPTLMQQQHGQRRILRELFEALYSEANPKDLSKSIIPSPFHDWVKTHDDSPRSRIVADIISALTERQAVALHRRLCGDTPDALQNDIVG; from the coding sequence ATGACGGTAGATCTCGAGGCCAAAGAGAGGTATGAGCGTCAAACAGACAGTTCAGAAGGAATATTTCGGTCTCCGTCTCGACGTGACCGAGACCGTGTACGATACGCGCGGGAATTTCGGCGGCTAAAGGGAGTGACGCAGGTAGCACGGGCAGATGAGTCATACCTTTATCATGACCGCCTTACTCACTCTCTCAAGGTTGCACAAGTCGCGAGTTCTCTTACTCGTATTATCCACCAACGCCACGATATCCAAGCGGAGTACACAGAAGGTCGGGAGTTCCCTAAGGGGGACTCAGGTCTAAAGACTAGCCTTGATCCCTACGTGGTAGAGGCTGCTGCTCATGCACACGATATCGGTCATCCACCATTCGGCCATGCAGGCGAAGATGAGCTAGACAGCCTCGTTAGAGAATATTCGAAAAATAACGGATCAGAAAAGGAAATCGGGTTTGAGGGGAACGCACAATCGTTCCGAATCGTCACGCGACTCGCAGATCATAGAGATCCAGAAACAGGCCTGAATCTTACTCGTGCCACACTTAATGGGATGCTAAAGTACCCATGGGGCCGGGATAAAAATGATAGCAAGTGGGGTTACTACCCTAGTGACCGGGCAGCCTTCAGTTGGGCACGGCGAGGACTAGGGGACTACCGAGAGACAGGGGCTTACGACGACCATCGTCAGACCTTGGAGGCGCAGATTATGGACTACGCAGATGACTTGACGTATGCTATTCATGATCTGATGGACTTCTACCGGGCGGGATTAATCCCGCTTCATGAACTGTTTCGAGAGGCGATTGACGAGGGGAGTAATGACTCGTCTACAGGCCCGTACGAACAGTATAGCGTCAGTTCCAGAGACCACCTTGATAAATTCGAAGACTACTTAGACGAGAATACAGAGGTGGACCCGAATTCCTTCGACGTGGCGGGTCATCTCGAAAATCTCGCCAAGGAGTTGTCCGGGTCAAATCGAGCGTTGGTTACGCCGTTCGAAAATACGAGTGCGGAGAGACAGGCACTCAGCGAGTTCACAAGCGGTCTCGTTGAACGTTACGTGGAAGCAGGACGAGAAACATCGCCCGAAGCAGTATTCGTCGAAAACGAAGACGGACGATGGAATCTCAAAAAGGAAGAGTATATAGATGAGATCCGGATGCTGAAAGCGATGACAGAGTTCTATGTCATCAGTAATCCAACGCTGATGCAGCAACAACATGGTCAGCGTCGGATTTTACGGGAACTCTTTGAAGCTCTGTATTCCGAGGCAAACCCAAAAGACCTCTCAAAAAGCATCATTCCTTCTCCCTTCCACGATTGGGTGAAGACCCATGATGATTCACCTCGGTCTAGAATTGTTGCAGATATCATCTCGGCACTAACGGAACGGCAAGCAGTAGCACTACACCGGCGTCTATGCGGAGATACCCCAGATGCCCTCCAGAACGACATCGTTGGGTGA
- a CDS encoding GntR family transcriptional regulator: MEHPRSDVASLEVELEKLEEDVLRVLEEKGPMKISEVAEELDCSHDTVREAMNNLSRKRLVASLPSFEYEYVGEQTQRKPA, encoded by the coding sequence ATGGAACACCCACGATCAGACGTGGCATCCCTCGAAGTTGAATTAGAAAAGCTCGAGGAGGATGTCCTAAGGGTGCTAGAAGAAAAGGGGCCGATGAAGATCTCCGAAGTTGCGGAGGAGTTAGATTGCAGTCACGATACTGTCCGGGAGGCGATGAATAACCTTTCGCGGAAACGGCTGGTGGCCTCTCTTCCCAGCTTTGAGTACGAGTACGTCGGCGAGCAGACTCAGCGAAAGCCTGCATAA
- a CDS encoding site-specific integrase, with the protein MSLEPITPEHALELYLQDKEAELARSTIYSHKSRLSYFVEWCNENGINNLNDLTGRKVHEYRIWRRNVGDLSKPTEKTQMDTVRVFLRWCEAIEAVPEDLSTKVQSPDITPEENTRDVTLEAEEADQVLAYLQKYQYASIEHVTLTLLWHTMMRRGAVKSLDLRDYNPEEQYLDTKHRPDSGTPLKNKKEGERMIALDDQTCELLDDWIEDRRPDITDENGRKPLLATNYGRIHESTVQAYVYRYTRPCVYQASCPHGRDKENCEALPRDAASKCPSSVSPHAIRRGAITHHLRQDIPERAVSDRANVSLDVLEQHYDQRSKRDKMEQRREFLDEI; encoded by the coding sequence ATGTCACTCGAACCAATCACCCCAGAACACGCGCTCGAACTGTACCTCCAAGACAAGGAAGCAGAATTAGCCCGTTCGACCATCTACTCGCACAAGTCCCGCCTCAGCTACTTCGTAGAGTGGTGCAACGAAAACGGGATTAACAACCTCAACGACCTCACCGGACGGAAAGTCCACGAATACCGCATCTGGAGACGAAACGTAGGGGACCTCTCGAAGCCCACGGAGAAAACCCAGATGGACACTGTCCGTGTGTTCCTCCGTTGGTGTGAGGCAATCGAAGCCGTCCCAGAGGACCTCTCCACAAAAGTCCAATCACCGGATATCACACCAGAAGAGAACACGCGCGACGTTACCCTCGAAGCTGAGGAAGCTGACCAAGTGCTGGCGTACCTCCAGAAGTACCAGTACGCCTCTATCGAACACGTCACGCTCACGCTGCTATGGCATACGATGATGCGGCGAGGAGCAGTCAAATCACTCGATCTCCGCGACTACAACCCAGAAGAGCAGTACCTCGACACGAAACACAGGCCCGACTCGGGAACACCCCTGAAGAACAAGAAGGAAGGCGAGCGAATGATCGCTCTTGACGACCAAACCTGCGAACTACTGGACGATTGGATCGAAGACCGTCGGCCGGATATAACCGATGAAAATGGACGGAAACCACTGCTAGCGACGAATTACGGGCGAATACACGAGAGTACGGTACAAGCCTATGTGTACCGTTACACGCGCCCGTGTGTATATCAAGCTAGCTGCCCGCACGGGCGAGACAAGGAAAACTGCGAGGCCCTACCTCGTGATGCAGCCTCAAAGTGTCCGTCAAGCGTATCGCCGCACGCGATACGTCGAGGAGCAATCACCCACCACCTACGTCAAGATATCCCGGAACGGGCTGTGTCGGATCGGGCGAACGTTTCGCTTGATGTCTTGGAACAGCACTACGATCAACGGAGCAAGCGCGACAAAATGGAGCAACGGCGAGAGTTTTTAGATGAAATATAG